From a region of the Schistocerca nitens isolate TAMUIC-IGC-003100 chromosome 8, iqSchNite1.1, whole genome shotgun sequence genome:
- the LOC126199095 gene encoding uncharacterized protein LOC126199095, with protein MDVDPSAGPPSQAVAVQPVLQPLSLGTPKESDTAAPCPAPTQQLSTQRRETLPLFVGPDAPSRPVPEAAPVVTGVHPDLGFQSVFPEAPRSQCWDLVRGGFQPRLPTSLPPPGQQQQPSPLPRRQPVPLMPPAQLHTGAPRVVAPAPAVPLQSPPPSELMDVDPSAGPPSQAVAVQPVLQPLSLGTPKESDTAAPCPAPTQQLSTQRRETLPLFVGPDAPSRPVPEAAPVVTGVHPDLGFQSVFPEAPRSQCWGADRGLPPTTVSAPKLKSEFSGLQQMKLADQVG; from the exons atggacgtcgacccctcagccgggccgccttcccaagcggtggctgtgcagcctgtactgcagccgctttccttgggcacccccaaggagtctgacaccgcagcgccttgtccggcgcccactcagcagctgtCGACGCAGCGtcgggagacgctgcctctcttcgtgggtcccgacgccccgtcgcgtccagtaccagaagctgcgcccgtggtcacaggcgtgcaccctgacctcggttttcagtcggtgtttcccgaggccccgcgcagccaatgctggg atttggtccgcggcgggttccagccgcgccttccgacttcgctgccgcccccagggcagcagcagcagccgtcgccgctaccacgccgacagcccgtcccgttgatgcctcccgcgcagcttcatacgggagcgccccgggtggtcgctccggcgcctgcggtccctcttcagtcgccaccaccttcggagctgatggacgtcgacccctcagccgggccgccttcccaagcggtggctgtgcagcctgtactgcagccgctttccttgggcacccccaaggagtctgacaccgcagcgccttgtccggcgcccactcagcagctgtCGACGCAGCGtcgggagacgctgcctctcttcgtgggtcccgacgccccgtcgcgtccagtaccagaagctgcgcccgtggtcacaggcgtgcaccctgacctcggttttcagtcggtgtttcccgaggccccgcgcagccaatgctggggtgcggaccggggactgccaccgacaacagtctccgccccg